AACCCGGTAGTGTGAAGGTGAACCCGCTTTCCGGCGTGGGTGTCCATGTGGACGGCGTCGGCCCCCTTCGCCCGGTAGAGGAACACGCCCCGGCCGTGTTCTTCGACCAGCAAGTTCGCCATTTCGCGGGTCTCTTCGGCGAGTTTTTCGATCTCCGGCGGGCCGATAGTAGCGATCTGTCGGCGGTCACGTGCGTACTCCCCCAACTGGAGAAATCGCAACCCCACATCGTACTCCGACCCGTGTTTGATGACGTATTCGTTTCGGCGGAGCGTCTGGAGGTGGTTGTGGACCGTGCTCTTGGGGAAGCCGAGGTGACTCGACAGTTCGGTCACACCCGCACCGTCGAGTGCCCGAAGGGCGTCGAGGATCAGAAAACTGGTTTCGGTCGCCCGCACCGTCGTCGGTTCGTCAGTCGACATGCCGTGATCTATTCCACGGGGACTATTAGTTCTACAGGTCGGATAGGTGTTCAGATAGGGTGAACAATATCCTCTCGCGACGGGACACTCGCCGAGACGTACGGTGAAGCACCGTTTATTCGGCCAGTCGGCTGTCGCGTTCGTCTGGGAAACACCACCTTTCTGCTCAGAGAATGATTCGTTCATTCTAGCCGAATACCGCCGACCGGCGAACCCGATCCGAATTCGGATCGGAATCGGATCAGAACCCCCACTAATTGTCGAATAATACACGTTCGTCCAAGAATAGAGTATAGTATTCATTGAATACTTTTATCCGAGGCGTTCAATGAGACTGAATGCGTCGAACGCACTCGAAAAATGACGTTCTACCATGTTCCAGGGATATCTTTATGGGCCGGCCTCGTCCAGTACCGAACGGAGTGAACCAGCATGAGTGACGTGACACTACGACGCACACAGTTAGCGACACCGGCGAGCGACGAGAAGTTCATGGAGAGCGCTTCGAACAGCGCCGCCGACGAGGTCTTTCTCGATCTCGAGGACAGCGTCGCACCGAACGCCAAGCCCGACGCCCGCGAGCCCCTGATCAACGCCGCCCAAACCCACGACTGGAGCGGCAAGGTGCTTTCCTACCGGATGAACGGGATCGACACCGAGTGGTGGTACGACGACGTCATCGACGTCGTGAGCGCCGCCGGCGAACACATCGACGACATCATCATCCCCAAGGTCAAGGGCGAAAGCGACATCCACACCGTCGAGAACCTCCTGACGCAGGTCGAGAAGAACGCCGGCCTCGAAGTCGGCGCGATCGGCCTCGAACCCCAGATCGAGGACGGCGAGGGGATGCACAACGTCCACGAGATCGCCCACGCGAGCGATCGCCTCTCGAGCATCATCTTCGGGCCCGGCGACTACTCGGCGGCGATGGGCACACCGGGATTGGACATCGGGCAGTTCCCCGACTACCCCGGCCACTACTGGCATCACGCGCTCTCGGAGTGTAACGCCGCCGCGAAAAGCGCCGGTCTGCCCTGCCTGGACGGCCCGTACGCCGACATCGAGGACGAACAGGGCTTTCGCGACTCGTGTAACAACGCGAGCATGATCGGCTGTGACGGCAAGTGGGCGATCCACCCCAGCCAGATCGAGATCGCGAACGAGATCTTCGCGCCCGACCCGGAGACCGCAGAACGCGCCCAGCGTATCGTCGAGGCCTACGCCGACGCGATGGACGAGGGCAAGGGCGCGGTGAAGGTCGACGGCCAGATGGTCGACGAGGCGACCAACAAGATGGCCCAGGACATCGTCGAGAAGGCAAAAGCCGCCGACATCCTCTAAGACGCGGCGTTCAGTTTTCGATTCTTTTTTCGGACTTAGTCGAGCGACTCGACCAGTTCGACCCGGCGACCGTCGGGGTCGCGCACGAACGCGGTACGAGCGCCCGCCTCGGGCTGATCGCCGGGCTCCTTGTCGACGCCGTAGTGGTCGATTTCCTCGAAGACCTCGTCGACGCTGTCGACCCCGATCGCGAGGTGATCCCACGCCGTGCCGGGTTCGAACTCCTCGTCGCCGTCGGTGTCCGAAAGCTGGAGTTCGGTTCCGTTCTCGTCGGCGATATATCGGTTCTGTGTCTCGCCGTCGGGTGTCTCGAACTCCCAGGACTCCTCGAAGCCGAACTGCTCGTAGAAGGCGATGGTCTCCTCTGCGTCCGCGACGTTGACGTTGACATGGATGAGTTCCATGAGTCCACTCCCGACCACCGACCCCTTAAATCCGTGGGTCCGGCCGCCGTGACTGGGTTCACCAAACACAGTATTTATCACCATCAACCCCCGACCGGAAGCTAATGGCCGTCGAAAAGCCCCACGGGGACATGAGTAATTTCGAACGGTATCGAGAGGCGCAGGGCCACGAACATCCGGACGCGAGCGAGTACGCGGAACTCGCCGCGGACCTGCGGGCAGTCGTCGACGGCGAGGTCCGATTCGACGAGTACGCGCAGGTTCTGTACGCGACCGACGGCAGCATCTACAAGGCCAAACCCGCCGGCGCGGTGCTCCCGCGCGACAGGGATGACGTCAGGAACGCGGTGAAGATCGCTGCCGAACACGAGGTACCGATCATGGCCCGCGGGGCGGGGTCCTCGCTTGGCGGTCAGGGCGTCGGTCCGGGCTGTATCGTCCTCGACATGACGACGTACATGGACGAGATCCTCGAGATCGATCCCGAAAACCAGCGCGCGCGCGTCCAGCCCGGCGTCGTTCAGGACCACTTCGACGACGCTGCCAAAGAGTACGGCCTGAAGTTCGCGCCCGATCCGGCCTCCTCGAACCGCGCGACCATCGGGGGCGGGATCGGCAACAACTCGACGGGGGCGCACTCGGTGCGCTACGGCATCACCGACGCCTACACCGAGGAACTGGACGTGATCCTCTCGGATGGCACCGAGATCAGAACACGAGAAGTCGTGCTGGATTCGCCCGAGTACGAGGGGATCGTCTCGAAGGAGGATCGAGAAGCCGAGATCTACGAGACGGTTCGGGGGATCGTCGAGGACAACGAAAGCGAGATCGAAAATCGGTATCCCAACCTCAAGCGGGTCGTCTCGGGCTATAACCTCAACCGGGTGATCTACGAGAACGAGAACGGCCAGCAGGTCATCAACCTCTCGAAGCTGCTCGTGGGAGCCGAGTCCACCCTCGGAATCGTCGTCGAGGCCGAGATCTCGCTGGTGAGCGTTCCCGAGGAGACGGCGCTCGCGCTGTACTTCTTCGACGACCTCGTCGACTCGATGAAGGCGGTCCCCCAGGCCCTCGAATACGACGTCAGCGCCGTCGAGTTGATGGACGACGAGGTGTTCCGGATGGCCGCCGAATCCGACGGGTACTCCCAGTACGTCGAGCCGATCCCCGAAGAAGCGAAAGCCGCGATCATGCTCGAGTACGACTCCGAGATGGTCGAGAACTTCGAGGACGCGATCGGCGAGACGAACGAGCGGTTCGTCGAGAACGGCGACGCTTTCGACGTCCTTGAGGCCTATACCGAGGAGGACCAGGGGAAGATCTGGAAGCTCCGCAAAGCCGCGATTCCCCTGCTGATGAGTCTGGAGGGCGACCCGAAACCGTATCCGTTCATCGAGGACGCGACGGTCCCGCCGGAGGAACTCGCCGAGTACGTTCAGTCGTTCAAGAAGGTCCTCGAGAATCACGGCACCTCGGCGGCGTATTTCGCTCACGCCGGGTCGGGAACGCTTCACATCCGGCCGATCCTCAACCTCAAGGACGGCGAGGGCATCGAGACGATGCACTCGATCACCGACGAGATCACCGACCTCGTCGTCGAGCACCACGGCGCCTTCTCGGGCGAGCACGGCGACGGGATGGCCCGCACGGAGTTCAACCCGAAGATGTTCGGCGACGACCTGTGGGGCGCGTTCAAGGAGCTGAAGACGGCGTTCGACCCCGAGTGGCTGATGCACCCGGGCAACGTCGTCTATCGCGACGGTCCCGAGGACCCCGGTCCCGACACCGAACGCGGGGTCGGCGCGGACAACCGCGAGAACCTCCGCTACGGCGCGGGCTACCAGTCGATCGAGCCCCAGACCAAACTGGATTTTACCGACGAGGGCGGCTTCTCGCACCTCGTTGAGCTCTGTAACGGCTGTGGGACCTGCCGGCAGACCGACGACGTGATGTGTCCCACCTACCGGGGGATGAAAGACGAGATCGCGACCACCCGCGGTCGGGCGAACATGCTCCGGGCGGCGATCTCGGGCGATCTGTCCGAAGAGGAGATGTACACCGAGCAGTTCCAGGAGGAGGTACTCGACCTCTGTGTGGGTTGTAAGGGCTGTAAATCCGACTGTCCCACCGGGGTCGACCTCGGGAAGCTCAAAGCCGAGACGAAACACCAGTACCACGAGCGCGAGGGGATCGGGCTCCGGACGCGCGTGTTCGGCAACATCGACACGCTCTCGAAACTCGGCAGCGCGCTCGCGCCGGTTTCGAACCTCGGGACGAAGGTGCCCGGCGCGCGCAAGGCGATGGAGAAAATCGTCGGGATCGCCCCCGACCGGGAGCTCCCGCCGTTCCGCCGGGAGTCCCTCGAGGACTGGTACGACGCGCGCGGCCCACGCGTGAGCGAAGCCGAAGCCGACCGCAAGGTCGTGTTGTTCCCGGATACCTACACCAACTACAGCTACCCCGACCCGGGCAAGGCCGCCATTAGGGTGCTCGAAGCCGCCAACACCCATGTAAAGATCCCCGGCGACCTCGGCCCCAGCGGCCGGGCGGCCTACTCGAAGTCGATGCTCGACGAAGCCGAGAAGCGCGCCCGGCACAACGTCGAGCGCTTCGAGGAGTACATCGACGACGGCTACGAGGTCGTCGTCGTCGAGCCCTCGGACGCGGTCGTCTTCCAGGACGAGTATCTCGACCTGCTCTCGACGACGGCCGCGGAGCGCGTCGCCGCCCACTCGTACGGTATCTGTGAGTACCTCGACGTCCACCGGCTGGTCGACGACTTGGAGACGACCGAGACCGACGAAGCGCTCACCTATCACGGTCACTGCCACCAGAAGGCGACCAACAAGGACCACCACGCGGTGGGCGTCCTCCGGCGCGCGGGCTACGCGGTCGATCCGTTGGACTCGACGTGCTGTGGGATGGCCGGTTCCTTCGGCTACGAGACCGAACACTACGACCTCTCGAAGTCGATCGCGAACCGGCTGTTCGACCAGATCGACGAGAGCGGCGGGACGCCGGTCGCGCCCGGCGGCTCCTGTCGCAGCCAGATCGGTGAGGAGTACGACGGCAACCCGTCCCACCCCATCGAGAAGGTGGCGGCAGCCGTTCGATAACGCGGGTTCGCTTTCCCTCGTATTCGGCAGACGGAGAAGCGAGTTCATCCATCATATTTATTAGCCACCGTTGAACACGTAGGCGTGAGTCGTTCACAATGATCACGAGGGTACGGAAAAACGGTGGTCGAGCATGGTACTAGAGATAGTTCTAGCGGCGTTGCCGCTGTTGGTGGTGGCGGTGTTGCTGGTCGGCCTGCTGTGGCCGGCGACGCGGGCGATGCCGATCGCGTGGATCATCGCGCTGGGCGTGGGTTTTTTCGCCTGGAACATGCCCCCGGACTGGCTCGCGGCGGCCTCGATTACCGGTGTGATGACCGCCCTCGAGATCCTCTGGATCGTCTTCGGCGCGCTCTTGCTCCTGTACACGCTAATGCAGGCCGGCGCGTTCGATCGGATCAACCAGGGATTCGCCACGATCAGCGACGACCGCCGCGTACAGATCGTTCTCCTGGGGTTCTTCCTCGCAACGTTCATCGAGGGAGCGGCGGGCTTCGGGACGCCCGCCGCGGTCGTCGCACCCCTCCTGTTGGGACTCGGATTCCCGGCGCTGGCGGCGGTCATCGCGGCGATCATCGGCCACGTCATCGCCGTCACGTACGGCGCGGTGGGGACGCCCATCATCGTCGGCATTCAGGACCCGCTGGCCTCGGCCGGCTTCCAAGACGAGATCGCTCAAGGGGGCTACACCGTGCCCGAGTACTCGACGGAGGTAGCTGCTTGGGCGGCGACCTACCACACGCTCGTCGGCTTCGTGATGCCGCTGTTCGCCGTGGGAATGGTGGTGTACTTCTTCGGCGATCGTAACGAGCGTTCGCTCTCGCCCGCCTGGGAGGTCGCGCCGTTGTGTCTGGCCTCGGGGATCGCCTTCGCGGTTCCGTACTGGCTGTCGGCGTGGTTCTTCACCGCGGAGTTCCCGAGTCTCATCGGGTCGATGGTCGGCGGGGCGATCATCGTCAGCGTGCTGAAGGCGGGCTACCTCCTCCCCGATTCCCACTGGGATTTCCCGCCGCGTAGCGAGTGGCCGAGCCACTGGGTCGGAACCATCGAGCCCGGTGAGAACGGCGCGACGACGGGCCGGCCGAACAAGGCGACGGCCACCGACGGCGGCATCCCCAGCGGCCCGGAGATGTCGCTCGCTCGCGCGTGGTCGCCGTACGTCCTCGTCGTCGTGTTGCTCGTGGTCACCCGGGCGGTCGGCCCGATCTCGTCGTTCATCAACCGACCGGCCTTCATCGTCGAGTGGCAGGAGATCCTTGGCACTGGGATCTCCGGTAGTATCGCGTGGATGAACGTTCCCGGGTTCTGGCTGATCGTCAGCGCGGTGCTCGCGATCCCGATCTTCGGCATGAGCG
The DNA window shown above is from Halalkalicoccus jeotgali B3 and carries:
- a CDS encoding FAD-binding and (Fe-S)-binding domain-containing protein, with amino-acid sequence MAVEKPHGDMSNFERYREAQGHEHPDASEYAELAADLRAVVDGEVRFDEYAQVLYATDGSIYKAKPAGAVLPRDRDDVRNAVKIAAEHEVPIMARGAGSSLGGQGVGPGCIVLDMTTYMDEILEIDPENQRARVQPGVVQDHFDDAAKEYGLKFAPDPASSNRATIGGGIGNNSTGAHSVRYGITDAYTEELDVILSDGTEIRTREVVLDSPEYEGIVSKEDREAEIYETVRGIVEDNESEIENRYPNLKRVVSGYNLNRVIYENENGQQVINLSKLLVGAESTLGIVVEAEISLVSVPEETALALYFFDDLVDSMKAVPQALEYDVSAVELMDDEVFRMAAESDGYSQYVEPIPEEAKAAIMLEYDSEMVENFEDAIGETNERFVENGDAFDVLEAYTEEDQGKIWKLRKAAIPLLMSLEGDPKPYPFIEDATVPPEELAEYVQSFKKVLENHGTSAAYFAHAGSGTLHIRPILNLKDGEGIETMHSITDEITDLVVEHHGAFSGEHGDGMARTEFNPKMFGDDLWGAFKELKTAFDPEWLMHPGNVVYRDGPEDPGPDTERGVGADNRENLRYGAGYQSIEPQTKLDFTDEGGFSHLVELCNGCGTCRQTDDVMCPTYRGMKDEIATTRGRANMLRAAISGDLSEEEMYTEQFQEEVLDLCVGCKGCKSDCPTGVDLGKLKAETKHQYHEREGIGLRTRVFGNIDTLSKLGSALAPVSNLGTKVPGARKAMEKIVGIAPDRELPPFRRESLEDWYDARGPRVSEAEADRKVVLFPDTYTNYSYPDPGKAAIRVLEAANTHVKIPGDLGPSGRAAYSKSMLDEAEKRARHNVERFEEYIDDGYEVVVVEPSDAVVFQDEYLDLLSTTAAERVAAHSYGICEYLDVHRLVDDLETTETDEALTYHGHCHQKATNKDHHAVGVLRRAGYAVDPLDSTCCGMAGSFGYETEHYDLSKSIANRLFDQIDESGGTPVAPGGSCRSQIGEEYDGNPSHPIEKVAAAVR
- a CDS encoding IclR family transcriptional regulator — its product is MSTDEPTTVRATETSFLILDALRALDGAGVTELSSHLGFPKSTVHNHLQTLRRNEYVIKHGSEYDVGLRFLQLGEYARDRRQIATIGPPEIEKLAEETREMANLLVEEHGRGVFLYRAKGADAVHMDTHAGKRVHLHTTGFGKAMLAHLPDERVESILDRHGLPRITPNTITDREQLLGELEEVREQGYAYDDEERLEGLRCIAAPVIVDGDVLGAVSVSGPKSRMTGEWYTDELPALTTSAANVIEINSTYA
- a CDS encoding L-lactate permease; this encodes MVLEIVLAALPLLVVAVLLVGLLWPATRAMPIAWIIALGVGFFAWNMPPDWLAAASITGVMTALEILWIVFGALLLLYTLMQAGAFDRINQGFATISDDRRVQIVLLGFFLATFIEGAAGFGTPAAVVAPLLLGLGFPALAAVIAAIIGHVIAVTYGAVGTPIIVGIQDPLASAGFQDEIAQGGYTVPEYSTEVAAWAATYHTLVGFVMPLFAVGMVVYFFGDRNERSLSPAWEVAPLCLASGIAFAVPYWLSAWFFTAEFPSLIGSMVGGAIIVSVLKAGYLLPDSHWDFPPRSEWPSHWVGTIEPGENGATTGRPNKATATDGGIPSGPEMSLARAWSPYVLVVVLLVVTRAVGPISSFINRPAFIVEWQEILGTGISGSIAWMNVPGFWLIVSAVLAIPIFGMSGGQVSAAWREAGQKIVSPLIALIFVIAMVQVMINSGAHPGAPAGGSMIVVLATATADLLGPVYPAVAALIGALGAAMAGSNTVSNITFGGFQFEAAQQLGLPTQIIVGAQAVGGAIGNLVAIHNVVAALATVGLVGQEGRVMRLNLIPLVYYSIFVGFWALLFSYVLFPSAF
- a CDS encoding HpcH/HpaI aldolase/citrate lyase family protein, whose product is MSDVTLRRTQLATPASDEKFMESASNSAADEVFLDLEDSVAPNAKPDAREPLINAAQTHDWSGKVLSYRMNGIDTEWWYDDVIDVVSAAGEHIDDIIIPKVKGESDIHTVENLLTQVEKNAGLEVGAIGLEPQIEDGEGMHNVHEIAHASDRLSSIIFGPGDYSAAMGTPGLDIGQFPDYPGHYWHHALSECNAAAKSAGLPCLDGPYADIEDEQGFRDSCNNASMIGCDGKWAIHPSQIEIANEIFAPDPETAERAQRIVEAYADAMDEGKGAVKVDGQMVDEATNKMAQDIVEKAKAADIL
- a CDS encoding VOC family protein → MELIHVNVNVADAEETIAFYEQFGFEESWEFETPDGETQNRYIADENGTELQLSDTDGDEEFEPGTAWDHLAIGVDSVDEVFEEIDHYGVDKEPGDQPEAGARTAFVRDPDGRRVELVESLD